A single Bacillus sp. OxB-1 DNA region contains:
- a CDS encoding YlbF family regulator codes for MMMTDEWLAIIEQIDELADMLLHSEVVARYRRAHERVYSDADLVQSIRQFNEMKERYEEVQRFGRYHPDYNIVMKSIRQQKRELDLNEQVAALRLAENDIQQMLDEIGLNMAHAVSEAVKVPTGNAFFTDSSCGTGCGTGGSCSCSA; via the coding sequence ATGATGATGACCGACGAATGGCTCGCCATCATCGAACAGATAGATGAACTTGCTGACATGCTGTTGCATTCGGAAGTGGTGGCCAGGTACCGTCGAGCCCATGAACGGGTCTATTCGGACGCGGATCTGGTCCAGTCAATCAGGCAGTTCAACGAGATGAAGGAACGATATGAAGAAGTGCAGCGGTTCGGGAGGTACCACCCGGATTACAATATAGTGATGAAATCGATCCGCCAGCAAAAGCGGGAGTTGGATTTGAATGAACAAGTCGCCGCCTTGCGACTGGCGGAAAATGATATCCAGCAAATGTTGGATGAAATCGGGCTGAACATGGCCCATGCCGTTTCCGAGGCAGTGAAAGTACCGACCGGCAACGCCTTTTTCACAGATTCCTCCTGTGGAACGGGTTGCGGAACGGGTGGAAGTTGTTCCTGTTCGGCTTGA
- a CDS encoding DUF7147 family protein: MILHQRFIELGEGYGDVYELCELIRTNSQRLHNTYLLVSNTATGKAFSLAASFRPASGCNFMPIYICREGVADQNSKRIALFQEAAQQAGSQPVTIELKNSSEFAEQELYYQYVIGILRLNHLLPPLQ, translated from the coding sequence ATGATTTTGCATCAGCGATTTATCGAACTCGGCGAAGGGTATGGCGATGTCTATGAACTCTGTGAATTGATCCGTACCAACAGCCAACGTTTACATAACACCTATCTGCTGGTTTCCAACACAGCAACCGGCAAGGCGTTCTCACTGGCCGCTTCGTTCCGGCCGGCCAGCGGCTGCAATTTCATGCCGATCTACATTTGCCGCGAAGGCGTTGCGGACCAGAATTCAAAACGGATCGCCCTGTTCCAAGAAGCGGCGCAGCAAGCTGGAAGCCAACCCGTCACCATTGAATTAAAGAACTCTTCAGAATTTGCCGAGCAGGAACTGTATTATCAATATGTTATCGGCATCTTGCGTCTGAACCATCTTCTGCCTCCGCTGCAGTGA
- the rpmF gene encoding 50S ribosomal protein L32 encodes MAVPKRRTSKTVKRQRRTHYKLQVPGMTTCENCGDMKLAHRVCKSCGHYKGKDVVGE; translated from the coding sequence ATGGCAGTACCAAAAAGAAGAACTTCCAAAACAGTAAAACGCCAACGCCGTACTCATTACAAACTACAAGTACCTGGCATGACGACTTGTGAAAACTGTGGCGACATGAAGTTGGCTCACCGCGTATGTAAATCATGCGGTCATTACAAAGGGAAAGACGTTGTAGGCGAATAA
- a CDS encoding CAP domain-containing protein, with protein MKVIWRIAVLLILVLAFLYYMDDRVLENELLESPVNHGNPIPVPPSGEESRMDALARPAKGISTYVGKKADALVEAYGEPDRKEPSGYGFHWWVYRGADRLMAGVQDGVVTQIYSADVNADVTPFTISQDVEEIRRFTIMESEVNVQVDNSIYTFTLNSEDMKNRVLVPYEGVYAQLYIDEMDGALEAVRFIDPIMLVIQQPYDMAYMGNMVTAERPSSTVQMEVNFAMELQIFELTNHYRIKHDLPELVWDEQLDVVASEHSKDMAIENYFSHESPGTGNLANRLKAADIVHKKAGENIAFNYVDAIEAVHGWLNSPAHRNVLLDKDFTHIGTGAYGKYYTQDMIRRVAEEPEPEEE; from the coding sequence ATGAAAGTGATTTGGAGAATTGCTGTACTTTTGATCCTAGTCCTTGCCTTTCTATATTATATGGATGACCGGGTATTGGAAAACGAATTATTGGAATCCCCAGTCAACCATGGAAACCCGATTCCGGTCCCTCCATCAGGTGAAGAGTCGAGGATGGATGCGTTAGCCCGCCCGGCGAAAGGGATTTCCACATATGTCGGGAAAAAGGCGGATGCGTTGGTGGAGGCTTATGGAGAACCGGATCGGAAGGAGCCATCCGGCTACGGCTTCCATTGGTGGGTGTACAGGGGGGCGGACCGGTTGATGGCTGGAGTCCAGGATGGCGTAGTCACGCAAATTTATAGCGCCGATGTGAATGCCGATGTCACCCCGTTTACCATCAGTCAGGATGTCGAAGAGATTCGCAGGTTCACCATTATGGAATCCGAAGTGAATGTTCAAGTCGACAATAGTATTTATACATTTACCCTCAATAGTGAAGATATGAAAAACCGTGTGCTTGTTCCATATGAAGGGGTTTATGCACAGCTCTATATAGATGAAATGGATGGTGCCTTGGAGGCGGTCCGTTTCATTGACCCCATCATGTTAGTCATCCAGCAGCCTTATGACATGGCATATATGGGCAATATGGTTACAGCGGAACGGCCGTCCTCCACGGTCCAGATGGAAGTGAATTTCGCAATGGAATTGCAGATTTTCGAATTGACGAACCATTATCGGATCAAACATGATCTCCCCGAACTCGTGTGGGATGAGCAGCTCGATGTTGTGGCGAGTGAACATAGCAAGGACATGGCCATTGAAAATTACTTCTCCCATGAATCTCCCGGAACCGGCAATTTGGCCAATCGGCTTAAGGCGGCTGACATCGTCCATAAGAAAGCGGGAGAGAACATCGCCTTCAATTATGTAGATGCGATTGAAGCCGTCCACGGTTGGCTCAATTCCCCAGCCCATCGGAATGTACTGCTCGATAAGGATTTCACCCATATCGGCACAGGTGCCTATGGAAAGTACTATACCCAAGATATGATCCGCAGAGTGGCGGAGGAACCAGAGCCGGAAGAGGAATGA
- a CDS encoding YceD family protein: MKWSIHQLQKYRQGPMPLDEEVDLASVKKRNPEIRDISPVHVTGSCSIGSKKLTCRFHLEGTMTLPCSRTWEDVEYPFSIETDEQFSWDEATLATDDEIHPVVGDVIDPTPLFEELLLLEVPLQVLSENADEMKQTEGKGWSYTTDDELQARLQEEKETKVDPRLAELAKFFESKDE, translated from the coding sequence ATGAAATGGTCCATCCATCAATTACAGAAATACAGACAAGGTCCGATGCCACTTGACGAAGAGGTTGACCTTGCGTCCGTCAAAAAACGGAATCCGGAAATCCGGGATATTTCGCCTGTCCATGTGACTGGCAGCTGCTCCATCGGTTCAAAAAAACTGACATGCCGATTTCATTTGGAAGGGACGATGACCTTGCCTTGTTCACGGACTTGGGAAGATGTCGAGTACCCGTTTTCCATTGAGACCGACGAACAATTCAGTTGGGATGAAGCCACCTTGGCAACGGACGATGAAATTCATCCGGTTGTGGGAGATGTTATCGACCCGACGCCTCTATTTGAGGAATTGCTCCTATTGGAAGTCCCGCTTCAAGTGTTAAGCGAGAATGCTGACGAAATGAAGCAAACCGAAGGAAAAGGCTGGTCCTATACGACGGACGACGAATTGCAAGCCCGGCTCCAGGAAGAAAAGGAAACCAAAGTGGATCCAAGACTTGCCGAGCTGGCCAAGTTTTTTGAATCCAAGGATGAATAG
- the rsmD gene encoding 16S rRNA (guanine(966)-N(2))-methyltransferase RsmD — MRIVAGSRRGIPLKSLPGTGTRPTSDKVKESLFNIIGPYFDGGTVVELFGGSGSLSLEALSRGAEKAIVFEKSPKACAIIQANVEKCRFSEQVHIHRADARNAVKILESDGGEVDLLFIDPPYAEEKLYGLANGLVEAGLLAERALIICEHEKKMELPMSYGSFKQIKNVVYGNTAITIFGNEG; from the coding sequence ATGAGGATCGTAGCAGGATCTAGGAGAGGGATTCCGTTGAAGTCGTTGCCGGGGACGGGAACACGCCCGACGTCAGATAAGGTGAAAGAGTCCCTTTTCAACATCATTGGCCCCTATTTTGACGGCGGGACCGTAGTGGAGCTGTTTGGCGGCAGCGGCTCTTTATCACTGGAGGCGTTGTCCAGAGGTGCCGAAAAAGCAATCGTTTTCGAAAAGAGTCCGAAAGCTTGTGCAATCATCCAGGCAAATGTGGAAAAATGCCGTTTCTCCGAACAAGTACATATTCATCGGGCGGATGCCCGAAACGCGGTCAAGATTCTGGAATCGGATGGGGGGGAAGTCGATCTGCTTTTTATCGACCCGCCCTACGCCGAGGAAAAGCTCTATGGACTGGCAAACGGGCTAGTCGAGGCAGGTCTGTTGGCAGAGAGGGCTCTCATTATTTGCGAGCATGAGAAAAAAATGGAACTGCCGATGTCCTATGGTTCATTTAAGCAAATTAAAAATGTCGTCTATGGAAATACAGCCATAACGATATTCGGGAATGAGGGGTAA
- a CDS encoding YlbG family protein, with amino-acid sequence MVDRQGVIVYLHHLRQAKSFRKYGHVHYISRKMKYVVLYCNQEDIDSVISKIERLPSVKKVLPSYRPFIKTEYTNAKPDKAKEYDYKAGL; translated from the coding sequence ATGGTTGATCGACAAGGAGTAATTGTATATCTCCATCATTTAAGACAGGCAAAATCATTCCGTAAGTACGGTCATGTCCATTATATCTCTCGCAAGATGAAATATGTGGTCCTCTATTGCAATCAGGAGGATATCGATAGTGTCATCAGCAAGATCGAGCGGTTGCCGTCCGTGAAGAAAGTGTTGCCTTCCTATCGGCCGTTCATTAAGACGGAATATACGAATGCCAAGCCTGACAAAGCGAAAGAATATGATTATAAAGCCGGTTTATAA
- the coaD gene encoding pantetheine-phosphate adenylyltransferase, which yields MSKIGVVPGSFDPLTNGHLDIIKRAAKVFSQVKVVVMINSSKNPLFTVEERVSLIEEVTASIPNVTVDSSMGLLIDYAESVGAAAIVRGLRAVSDFEYEMQITSMNRYLDESIETFFIMTNNQYSFLSSSMVKEAAKYGGKISGLVPPRVEEALRQKFNT from the coding sequence GTGTCAAAAATTGGAGTTGTGCCGGGGAGTTTCGATCCGCTGACGAATGGACACCTGGATATTATCAAACGGGCAGCCAAAGTATTCAGTCAGGTCAAAGTGGTAGTCATGATCAATTCATCGAAAAATCCGTTATTTACGGTGGAAGAGCGGGTTTCCTTGATAGAGGAAGTGACTGCATCCATTCCGAATGTGACAGTCGACTCATCGATGGGGTTGTTGATCGACTATGCGGAAAGTGTCGGGGCAGCCGCAATTGTCCGGGGATTGCGTGCGGTTTCGGACTTTGAATATGAAATGCAGATCACATCGATGAACCGCTATCTGGATGAGAGCATTGAAACATTTTTCATCATGACGAATAATCAATATTCCTTTCTGAGCTCCAGCATGGTGAAAGAAGCTGCTAAATACGGTGGGAAAATTTCAGGGCTCGTCCCTCCGAGGGTGGAAGAAGCACTAAGACAAAAATTCAATACGTAA
- a CDS encoding UDP-N-acetylmuramoyl-L-alanyl-D-glutamate--2,6-diaminopimelate ligase — protein MHVTELLKDWPCTVTGGRPRIQVTGITERAANVGKGFLFVARRGKRQDGANYIEEAIQKGASAIVVDRPSLSELPLNVPIITVPDCRKFLSYASARLAGNPSDRLTVVAVTGTNGKTTVTHFIGQLLQGMGIRCAVIGTIGVFIGGERIEYDCPEMTTLPAEYLHPLLADCESRGVTHVILEASSIGLATSRLAHCDIDVGLLLNIGQDHYEEHGGKESYIAAKGLLLRLAQAAIVNQDDVQCRLMADASEPPALHFGAAAMLGYSTEPILRKLAIPGHYNKMNAIAAASTLIALGYTVDDVAEQIGALALPEGRLQRLEQDGVQVFIDYAHTPDALEAVLQTLSTSCYGKLITVFGCGGERDKGKRAEMGELAVRYSSLVFITTDNPRNEDPVLIVRDIKEGFGGDCSTVEAVLDRKDAIRQAVFRAAPGDIVLIAGKGHEKYQQTATGVLPFSDVAEAERALTEKIYEGKVERESR, from the coding sequence TTGCATGTAACGGAGCTTCTGAAAGATTGGCCTTGTACGGTCACAGGAGGACGCCCTAGGATTCAGGTTACAGGCATTACGGAAAGAGCCGCCAATGTCGGGAAGGGGTTTCTATTTGTCGCAAGAAGAGGAAAGCGGCAAGATGGAGCCAATTATATAGAAGAGGCAATACAAAAAGGTGCATCCGCCATTGTCGTCGATCGTCCTTCCTTGTCGGAACTACCGTTGAATGTGCCGATTATCACAGTCCCGGATTGCCGAAAGTTTCTTTCCTATGCAAGTGCCCGGTTAGCAGGCAATCCGTCTGATAGGTTGACGGTCGTGGCCGTGACCGGGACGAACGGCAAGACGACCGTCACCCATTTTATCGGGCAATTACTGCAAGGGATGGGCATCCGATGTGCCGTGATCGGGACGATTGGTGTTTTCATCGGGGGAGAACGAATAGAGTATGACTGCCCGGAAATGACGACGCTGCCCGCCGAATATTTGCATCCTTTATTGGCGGATTGCGAAAGCCGGGGGGTGACCCATGTCATATTGGAAGCTTCCTCCATCGGTTTGGCCACCTCACGATTGGCGCATTGTGATATCGACGTCGGCCTCCTATTGAATATCGGTCAAGATCATTATGAGGAACATGGAGGCAAGGAATCTTATATTGCCGCCAAAGGACTGTTACTGCGTCTAGCCCAGGCCGCCATCGTCAATCAAGACGATGTCCAATGCCGTCTAATGGCGGACGCATCGGAACCGCCTGCTCTTCATTTCGGCGCTGCTGCCATGCTCGGCTATTCCACGGAGCCAATCCTTCGAAAACTTGCAATCCCTGGCCATTATAATAAAATGAACGCCATTGCAGCCGCAAGTACACTCATCGCTCTTGGCTACACGGTCGACGATGTCGCCGAGCAAATCGGTGCGTTGGCTTTGCCGGAAGGAAGATTGCAGCGTTTGGAACAGGATGGAGTCCAGGTATTCATCGACTATGCCCATACACCGGACGCGCTCGAAGCCGTCCTTCAGACATTGTCGACCAGTTGCTACGGAAAGCTCATTACCGTTTTCGGCTGTGGGGGGGAGCGGGATAAGGGGAAACGGGCGGAGATGGGCGAACTGGCAGTCCGTTATTCGTCCCTTGTTTTCATCACAACCGATAATCCGCGCAATGAAGACCCCGTACTCATTGTGCGGGATATCAAGGAAGGATTCGGGGGGGACTGTTCGACGGTCGAGGCGGTGCTGGATCGGAAAGACGCCATACGTCAAGCGGTCTTCCGGGCTGCTCCTGGAGACATCGTGTTGATTGCCGGAAAGGGCCATGAAAAATACCAGCAGACCGCAACCGGTGTCCTTCCTTTTTCGGACGTCGCCGAGGCGGAACGGGCCCTCACGGAAAAAATATATGAAGGGAAAGTGGAAAGGGAATCGAGGTGA
- a CDS encoding amino acid kinase family protein, with protein MSRRKLGVYMIVQKFGGIAMRDEQMRAACIEHIREGLNKYHQVLVVVSAIGRMNDPYSTDSLLQLTPAFSSDKKARDLAASCGELIAAAVLSAELKDAGISNFVLHGRQAGVTTSGDFGDAAIESIDTSTILDGFQESRCLIIPGFQGVNDKGEVMTLGRGGSDLTAIALGAALQAHHVTFYKDVPGVMTDDPKKVATAYKLDKISLSDFLSLLDCEKPIIQKRAALHALDTKIPLYIRGIANPEEGTWVLP; from the coding sequence ATGTCACGAAGAAAGTTGGGGGTCTATATGATCGTCCAGAAATTTGGCGGAATCGCCATGAGAGATGAACAGATGAGAGCTGCATGCATCGAGCATATAAGGGAAGGGTTGAATAAGTACCATCAAGTATTGGTCGTAGTCTCCGCTATCGGACGGATGAACGACCCCTACTCGACAGATAGCCTATTGCAACTGACGCCTGCTTTTTCATCGGATAAGAAGGCCCGTGATCTGGCAGCGTCCTGTGGGGAGCTGATCGCTGCCGCCGTCCTCTCAGCTGAATTGAAGGATGCCGGCATTTCCAATTTTGTGTTGCATGGGAGGCAGGCTGGGGTGACGACTAGCGGGGATTTCGGCGATGCTGCCATTGAATCGATTGACACATCCACGATTCTTGATGGATTCCAAGAGAGCCGCTGCTTGATCATCCCGGGGTTTCAAGGAGTCAATGACAAAGGCGAAGTGATGACACTCGGCAGGGGGGGCAGCGATTTGACCGCCATTGCACTCGGAGCCGCATTACAGGCACATCATGTGACGTTTTACAAAGATGTACCCGGAGTCATGACAGATGACCCCAAAAAAGTTGCCACAGCATACAAGCTGGATAAAATCTCTTTATCTGATTTCTTGTCCCTGCTCGACTGTGAAAAACCGATCATTCAGAAGCGGGCTGCCTTGCACGCCTTGGACACAAAAATACCCCTTTACATAAGGGGCATTGCCAATCCGGAAGAGGGAACCTGGGTATTGCCGTAA
- a CDS encoding SepM family pheromone-processing serine protease, whose amino-acid sequence MRMKRLGLLLAILAILAAVLFYPMDTYISKPGGAYELSPFVKVQGGDEDDIGTFSLMTISVSKATPATYLYAKFSDYQKLLPSYKVRRHGENDKEYTTRQKKLMSDSQFNAIHVAYQKTGFPLKVDFDGVFVIMVLPGGAADGKLEVGDKIHAVDGVPLKETGQFASLIAGKGEGDDVHLTIEREKEEKLIVLSMKEIPGNDGRIGLGIQFQEDRTLTTDPKVDFHTADIGGPSAGLMFTLEIMNQLLDEDLTKGYNIAGTGEMLEDGTVGRIGGADFKVVAADRKGVEIFFAPDDDLPDEVRESNPGVMTNYEEAVKMAEKIGTKMKIVPVKTVDDALAYLQTLEEK is encoded by the coding sequence ATGAGAATGAAACGGCTTGGTTTGCTCCTGGCTATCCTTGCCATTCTGGCCGCAGTGCTCTTCTATCCGATGGATACGTACATATCGAAGCCTGGCGGCGCTTACGAACTTTCCCCATTTGTCAAAGTTCAGGGAGGGGATGAAGACGATATCGGCACATTCAGCCTGATGACCATTTCCGTGTCGAAAGCGACGCCGGCCACCTATCTCTACGCGAAGTTCTCCGACTATCAAAAGCTCTTGCCTTCCTACAAAGTGCGGCGGCATGGGGAGAATGACAAAGAATATACGACGCGGCAGAAAAAGCTGATGTCCGATTCGCAATTCAACGCAATCCATGTTGCCTATCAAAAAACAGGGTTTCCACTGAAAGTTGATTTTGACGGGGTTTTCGTCATAATGGTCTTGCCGGGTGGAGCCGCGGACGGGAAATTGGAAGTTGGAGATAAAATCCATGCGGTGGACGGGGTTCCTTTGAAGGAAACCGGGCAATTCGCTTCTTTGATTGCCGGCAAGGGGGAAGGGGATGACGTCCATCTGACAATAGAACGGGAAAAGGAAGAGAAGCTTATCGTCCTATCGATGAAAGAGATTCCGGGGAACGATGGGCGGATCGGGCTGGGCATCCAGTTCCAAGAGGACCGGACACTGACGACAGATCCGAAAGTGGATTTCCATACAGCCGATATCGGCGGCCCTTCGGCAGGATTGATGTTCACGCTTGAAATTATGAACCAATTGCTGGACGAGGATTTGACGAAGGGATACAACATCGCGGGAACCGGTGAAATGCTGGAAGACGGGACGGTCGGACGAATTGGCGGGGCCGACTTCAAAGTCGTTGCGGCTGACCGGAAAGGCGTGGAAATTTTCTTTGCCCCGGATGATGACTTACCTGATGAAGTACGGGAATCGAATCCAGGAGTTATGACAAATTATGAGGAAGCGGTGAAAATGGCGGAAAAAATCGGCACGAAAATGAAAATCGTGCCGGTGAAGACAGTAGATGATGCCCTCGCTTATTTGCAGACATTAGAAGAGAAATAA
- a CDS encoding glycerophosphodiester phosphodiesterase family protein, protein MGKKTKVALSVGAAGIAAWAASKVVAKPVPREGKKALDFENPIILAHRGGLADTPEHTMAAFTASAELGVHGFAIDARLTKDEEIILFHDETVDRTTDLSGNVSDFTLQELKAADAGYGFSDDNGIFKYRDQGEQVVTLREMLELFPHMFVMINLVDAPDTYEGSLMPSKLWGLLDEIGVEDRIAVTSPYDEQTDRFNLYAQHKIAIGAGVNEVKKAYAAYASRFGHLYNPRADLFRVPDKKALFHYGSDSFVQFLSRLNIPIYFEAITDRGTFTRLLNAGAAGFIVDNPELALEIVQEHGGE, encoded by the coding sequence ATGGGGAAGAAAACAAAGGTTGCACTTTCAGTTGGGGCTGCCGGCATTGCAGCTTGGGCCGCTTCCAAAGTCGTGGCAAAACCGGTTCCACGGGAAGGAAAGAAAGCGCTCGATTTTGAAAACCCGATCATTCTGGCACACCGGGGCGGTCTTGCGGACACACCAGAACACACTATGGCAGCATTCACAGCATCCGCCGAATTGGGTGTCCATGGATTTGCGATCGATGCCCGGCTGACGAAGGATGAAGAAATCATCCTCTTCCATGATGAAACCGTCGATCGGACAACGGATTTGTCCGGCAATGTGTCTGATTTTACGCTTCAAGAGTTAAAAGCGGCGGATGCCGGTTATGGATTTTCCGATGACAACGGAATTTTTAAATACCGTGACCAAGGGGAGCAAGTCGTCACCTTGCGGGAGATGTTGGAACTGTTCCCCCATATGTTTGTGATGATCAATCTGGTGGATGCACCCGATACATATGAAGGAAGCCTGATGCCATCGAAGCTATGGGGTCTGTTGGACGAAATCGGCGTAGAAGACCGTATTGCAGTAACTAGTCCTTATGACGAGCAGACCGACCGATTCAACTTATATGCACAGCATAAGATTGCCATCGGTGCCGGAGTGAACGAAGTGAAAAAGGCATATGCTGCCTATGCAAGCAGATTCGGCCATCTCTACAACCCACGGGCCGACCTTTTCAGAGTTCCCGATAAAAAGGCCCTTTTCCACTACGGATCCGATAGCTTCGTCCAGTTCCTTTCCAGATTGAACATCCCGATTTATTTCGAGGCGATCACAGATCGGGGAACTTTCACAAGATTATTGAATGCCGGTGCGGCCGGTTTTATTGTCGACAATCCGGAGCTGGCACTGGAAATCGTGCAAGAGCACGGGGGCGAATGA
- a CDS encoding enoyl-CoA hydratase/isomerase family protein encodes MSYKIEINEGIATFTIDRPERMNAVNYEVMDGLEEFLDRVSDDPDVGYAVITGAGDRAFCSGGDLSEFHGMQTAEEAYPMLSRMAGLLYRVATLPMPVIALVNGSAVGGGCEVATACDYRIVSSQAKAGFIQGTLAITTGWGGATLLFEKDGKHDRVFRLLSEANIRTAEQMLEAEWATELYDGSAEEGLAQFLSKMSKIHPSVHRAYKTVAIRKWTADFMRDRMLEESRQCSVLWASDAHHEAVQQFLAKNGK; translated from the coding sequence ATGTCATATAAAATCGAGATCAACGAAGGGATTGCGACATTCACGATCGACCGGCCGGAGCGGATGAATGCGGTCAATTACGAGGTGATGGACGGCTTGGAAGAATTCCTGGACCGGGTTTCGGACGATCCGGATGTGGGGTACGCGGTCATCACAGGCGCGGGTGATCGGGCGTTTTGTTCAGGCGGCGATTTGTCGGAGTTCCATGGCATGCAGACCGCCGAGGAAGCTTATCCCATGTTGAGCCGCATGGCTGGATTGCTGTACCGGGTGGCGACTCTCCCGATGCCGGTCATCGCCTTGGTAAATGGTTCGGCAGTGGGCGGCGGTTGTGAAGTGGCGACTGCTTGTGATTACCGGATTGTTTCTTCCCAAGCAAAAGCGGGGTTCATTCAAGGGACGCTTGCCATCACGACCGGATGGGGCGGAGCGACGCTGCTTTTCGAAAAGGATGGAAAGCATGATCGTGTGTTCCGGCTCTTATCCGAAGCGAATATCCGCACGGCTGAGCAGATGCTGGAGGCGGAATGGGCGACTGAATTATATGATGGCAGTGCTGAGGAAGGATTGGCTCAATTTCTTTCCAAAATGTCGAAAATCCATCCTTCTGTCCACCGGGCGTATAAGACAGTGGCGATCCGCAAATGGACAGCGGATTTCATGCGCGACCGGATGTTGGAAGAATCCCGCCAGTGCTCCGTTTTATGGGCGAGCGATGCCCATCATGAAGCAGTTCAGCAATTCCTGGCGAAAAACGGAAAATGA
- a CDS encoding nucleotidyltransferase — protein MKATGVVVEYNPFHNGHLHHVTEARNRTDADIIIAVMSGNFLQRGEPAFVDKWTRARMALENHVDIVFELPYAFATAHAPEFARGAITLLDAAHCDAYCFGSEDGDIQGFEKALDLIEQAGQDYEQTVKTTVKQGVSYPQALNEAYRQAACLSDSGQAMDLTKPNNILGYQYMKAARALGSSMKAVTIPRIVAGYHDMAVVGNSIASATGIRKSFFEMEALDAVSDFIPEPTRTGLLDWQANQQSFGAWASFYPLLRVIILREGPKRLSRIADITEGIENLLYRAAVEHGEFEPFMNEVKSKRYTWTRIQRMLTHIFTGYTYELRNEIEDPSYLRLLGMTEAGQRYLNRFKKKMKLPIVSKAASFTDPSLAMDCKASDMYSLGIWGGAACSRIGTDYMQHPIIIP, from the coding sequence TTGAAAGCAACAGGAGTCGTCGTGGAATATAACCCATTCCACAATGGTCATCTTCACCATGTTACGGAGGCGCGGAACCGGACGGATGCCGACATTATCATAGCCGTCATGAGCGGAAACTTCCTGCAGCGGGGGGAGCCCGCCTTCGTCGACAAATGGACGCGGGCCAGGATGGCGTTGGAAAATCATGTCGATATCGTATTCGAATTGCCCTATGCCTTCGCCACAGCCCACGCGCCCGAGTTCGCGCGCGGGGCCATCACACTGTTGGACGCCGCCCATTGCGACGCCTACTGTTTCGGAAGCGAAGACGGGGATATCCAAGGATTCGAAAAGGCGCTGGACCTCATCGAGCAGGCGGGCCAGGATTATGAACAAACGGTGAAGACCACCGTAAAACAGGGGGTCAGTTATCCACAAGCGTTGAATGAAGCGTATCGCCAGGCCGCCTGCCTGTCCGATTCCGGCCAGGCCATGGATCTGACCAAACCGAATAATATTTTAGGGTATCAGTATATGAAGGCCGCCCGTGCACTCGGGTCTTCCATGAAGGCGGTCACCATCCCGCGCATTGTGGCGGGCTATCATGACATGGCGGTCGTTGGCAACTCGATTGCAAGTGCTACCGGAATCCGCAAGTCCTTCTTTGAAATGGAAGCACTGGATGCGGTTTCGGATTTCATCCCTGAACCGACCCGGACCGGCCTGCTGGACTGGCAGGCGAACCAGCAGTCTTTCGGCGCTTGGGCCTCGTTCTATCCATTGCTTCGGGTCATCATCCTCCGGGAGGGCCCCAAGCGGCTATCCCGTATTGCGGACATAACGGAAGGCATCGAAAACCTCTTGTACCGCGCTGCCGTAGAACACGGCGAATTCGAACCATTCATGAACGAAGTGAAATCCAAACGGTACACGTGGACCCGGATCCAACGCATGCTGACGCATATTTTCACAGGTTACACATATGAGTTGCGCAATGAAATCGAGGACCCTTCCTATTTGCGTCTGCTTGGCATGACAGAAGCGGGACAGCGGTATTTGAATCGATTCAAGAAAAAGATGAAGCTGCCCATCGTCAGCAAGGCAGCCTCCTTTACCGATCCGTCCCTCGCAATGGACTGCAAGGCGTCCGACATGTACTCATTGGGGATCTGGGGCGGGGCAGCCTGCTCCCGCATAGGGACCGATTACATGCAGCACCCTATCATCATTCCATAG